The following are encoded together in the Acaryochloris thomasi RCC1774 genome:
- a CDS encoding EAL domain-containing protein, which produces MATMGEPLKILLVEDSEDDALLLLRELRQGNFTPSWERVQTATTLQEQLTHKNWDIIISDYRMPGFDAPAALKIVQQSGLDIPFIVISGTVGEHLAVEMMKAGAHDYLMKSSLIRLPEAVRRERRDAHIRAERQRAEVLLKQQLAAMEAAIDGIAIVQDGVYLYVNQAHLRLFGYDCAQELTGQNWKILYPSTEMERVENEICPALKRNGAWQGDAIATRKDGSTFIQGLSLTLAEDGLLISVSRDISDLKQAQEQIIHNALHDALTGLPNRILFLERLELAINQALRDEDYHYAVLFLDLDRFKVINDSLGHGIGDQLLLEIAERLQTHVRKIDLVSRLGGDEFVILLEKIDGVETVTQITERILEGCKTPLTIEGHRIFTSISIGIVIGNRDYHHASDLLRDADIAMYRAKEKEHNSYKFFNAMMHTQMLNRLTLETDLYKALEQEEFIIHYQPVFDLIDDALVGFEALVRWQHPTHGLVFPDTFIPIAEDTRLITRLDNWVFRQACQQMAHWQQNFPNCSDLKISINLSAQDLQTYDLIDNIDTILTQTGLEGRSIIIEITESMLIEDIEKTVDILAQIESRNIQISIDDFGTGYSSLNYLHRLPVNNLKIDRSFVTQIQEENRNCQVVNTIIALSSQLELTSVAEGIERPQQLQKLKQLGCRFGQGYLFSKPLSPADIETNFLSR; this is translated from the coding sequence ATGGCAACAATGGGGGAACCGCTCAAGATATTACTAGTTGAAGATTCTGAAGATGATGCACTACTGCTGCTGCGAGAACTACGCCAGGGTAACTTCACTCCCAGTTGGGAACGCGTACAAACGGCTACAACGCTGCAAGAACAGCTCACCCACAAAAATTGGGACATAATCATTTCAGACTACCGCATGCCTGGTTTTGACGCCCCTGCAGCGCTCAAGATTGTTCAACAAAGCGGCCTCGATATTCCGTTTATTGTCATTTCGGGCACTGTCGGAGAGCATTTGGCGGTGGAAATGATGAAGGCTGGCGCCCATGATTATTTGATGAAGAGTAGTCTGATCCGTTTGCCAGAGGCAGTGCGACGCGAAAGACGGGATGCTCACATTCGGGCAGAACGACAGCGGGCCGAGGTTCTCTTGAAGCAGCAGCTTGCCGCAATGGAGGCGGCTATCGACGGCATTGCCATTGTTCAGGATGGCGTTTACCTCTATGTCAACCAGGCCCATCTAAGATTGTTCGGTTACGATTGCGCGCAAGAACTGACGGGACAGAATTGGAAAATTCTCTACCCGTCAACAGAGATGGAGCGCGTTGAAAACGAAATTTGCCCCGCATTAAAGCGGAATGGAGCTTGGCAGGGAGATGCGATCGCAACCCGCAAGGACGGGTCAACCTTTATCCAGGGTCTTTCGCTCACGCTCGCAGAAGACGGACTGCTGATTTCTGTCAGCCGTGACATTAGCGACCTCAAGCAAGCCCAAGAACAGATTATCCACAACGCCCTACACGATGCCCTCACAGGGTTACCCAATCGCATTCTATTTTTAGAACGGCTAGAGCTAGCCATCAACCAAGCCCTCCGGGATGAGGACTACCATTATGCCGTCTTGTTCCTAGATTTAGATCGTTTCAAAGTGATCAACGATAGCTTGGGGCATGGGATAGGAGATCAGCTACTGCTAGAAATTGCCGAGCGGTTGCAAACGCATGTCCGCAAAATTGATCTCGTCTCCCGTCTCGGCGGTGATGAATTTGTCATTTTGCTCGAAAAAATCGACGGAGTGGAAACCGTTACTCAAATTACCGAACGAATTCTAGAGGGCTGCAAAACACCTCTCACCATTGAAGGCCACAGAATTTTTACCAGCATCAGCATTGGAATCGTGATCGGAAATCGAGACTACCACCATGCCTCAGATCTACTCCGCGACGCTGACATTGCCATGTATCGCGCTAAAGAGAAAGAGCATAACTCATATAAATTTTTCAATGCGATGATGCATACCCAAATGCTTAATCGCCTCACGTTAGAGACAGATCTCTATAAAGCCCTTGAGCAAGAAGAATTTATTATTCATTATCAACCTGTTTTCGATTTAATTGATGATGCATTGGTTGGATTCGAAGCTTTAGTCCGTTGGCAGCACCCAACCCATGGTCTTGTCTTCCCAGACACATTTATTCCGATCGCAGAAGACACGCGATTAATCACACGTCTCGACAATTGGGTCTTTAGACAAGCCTGTCAACAGATGGCACATTGGCAACAGAATTTTCCAAACTGCTCTGACCTAAAAATTAGTATTAATCTTTCTGCCCAAGATCTACAAACCTATGACCTGATTGACAATATTGATACCATCCTTACTCAAACAGGCTTAGAAGGACGCTCGATCATCATAGAAATTACTGAGAGCATGCTCATTGAAGACATTGAAAAAACGGTCGACATCTTAGCTCAAATAGAATCTAGAAATATCCAGATCAGTATTGATGATTTTGGCACAGGCTATTCCTCTCTCAACTATCTACATCGCCTGCCCGTTAACAATCTCAAAATCGATCGCTCTTTTGTGACCCAGATACAAGAAGAAAACCGCAACTGCCAAGTTGTCAATACGATTATTGCACTCAGCAGTCAGCTAGAGTTAACCTCTGTAGCTGAAGGAATTGAGAGGCCACAACAGCTGCAGAAATTGAAGCAGCTTGGATGTCGATTCGGTCAAGGCTATTTATTTTCAAAACCCCTCTCACCTGCCGATATTGAGACAAATTTTCTGTCTCGATGA
- a CDS encoding DMT family transporter, translating to MEHQKIQPRQGTTFVAMLEGQPLAIASLLTGIMAIACAAIFIKISTTEIGPIATISHRFWIAIVPLSLWAGVERLLRPSETSSNPLAVDEWALLLLAGVIAAVDLPLWAFSLTRTSVANAMVLSDLAPLFTTLGAWLLWRQRFDTRFLVGLAISLGGAVAIGFGDVQLDAQQAWGDGAALLSALFLSVYLLTLERLRTRLSAPVILLSTSTIGALITGVIALVVEHQFFPISSQGWAAVIGLALVSQVLGQGLITYSLSRLSSGVVALSYLLEPVLSALGAWILFSETLSLFNEVAFALVILGVYIAISSQSAVKD from the coding sequence ATGGAGCACCAAAAGATTCAGCCACGTCAGGGGACGACTTTTGTTGCGATGCTTGAAGGTCAGCCTTTGGCTATCGCATCTCTCTTAACTGGCATTATGGCCATTGCCTGTGCCGCTATTTTTATTAAGATCAGTACCACTGAGATTGGTCCGATTGCTACGATTAGCCATCGCTTCTGGATTGCGATTGTCCCACTGAGTCTATGGGCTGGAGTGGAGCGGCTGTTGCGGCCGTCGGAAACGTCGTCAAACCCCCTCGCAGTCGATGAATGGGCCTTATTATTGCTGGCGGGCGTTATTGCGGCCGTCGATTTACCCCTCTGGGCGTTCTCGCTGACGCGTACCAGCGTGGCGAACGCAATGGTGCTCAGCGATCTAGCTCCACTGTTTACAACGCTGGGCGCTTGGCTGCTGTGGCGTCAACGGTTTGACACTCGTTTTTTAGTAGGGTTAGCTATCAGTCTCGGGGGGGCAGTTGCCATTGGCTTTGGAGACGTTCAGTTAGACGCCCAACAAGCTTGGGGAGATGGAGCCGCGCTGCTGTCGGCCCTGTTTTTAAGTGTCTATTTACTGACGCTAGAACGATTGCGAACGCGGCTGTCGGCCCCTGTCATTCTTTTGAGTACTTCGACGATTGGCGCTTTGATTACGGGTGTGATTGCCCTTGTCGTGGAGCATCAATTTTTCCCGATTTCAAGTCAGGGGTGGGCTGCTGTAATTGGCTTGGCCCTGGTCAGTCAGGTTCTAGGACAAGGGTTGATTACCTATAGCCTGAGTCGATTATCGTCAGGGGTGGTGGCGCTCTCCTATCTGCTGGAGCCAGTGCTGTCGGCATTGGGGGCTTGGATTCTATTCTCAGAGACGTTGAGCTTATTCAACGAGGTCGCTTTTGCTCTCGTTATTTTGGGTGTCTATATTGCCATTTCTAGTCAGTCTGCGGTGAAAGACTAA
- the typA gene encoding translational GTPase TypA, with protein sequence MTLPIRNVAIIAHVDHGKTTLVDALLKQSGTFRDGEEVPDCVMDSNDLERERGITILSKNTAVNYEDTLINIVDTPGHADFGGEVERVLGMVDGCLLIVDANEGPMPQTRFVLKKALEKGLRPIVLVNKIDRPQADPHGAVDKVLDLFLELGADDDQCDFPYLFASGLDGFAKEEMEDDNEDMRPLFESFLHHVPPPAGDPEKPLQLQVTTLDYSDYLGRIVIGRLHNGTVNAGQQAALVTEDGSIVKGKISKLMGFKGLSRVELESASAGNIVAIAGFAKANIGETITCPNEPQALPLIKVDEPTLQMTFCVNDSPFAGKEGKFVTSRQIRDRLMRELETNVALRVEETDSPDRFAVSGRGELHLGILIETMRREGYEFQVSQPQVIYREVKGQPCEPYEYLVLDIPEEGVGGCIERLGTRKGEMQDMQMSNGRSQLEFVIPARGLIGFRGDFMRLTRGDGIMNHSFLDYRPIAGDIAARRNGVIISFEEGKATFYALKNAEDRGTFFIEPGAKVYKGMIVGEHNRPQDIDLNVCKTKQLTNHRAASGDELVQLQAPADMSLERSLEYIGPDELVEVTPESVRLRKLSKKKLAKR encoded by the coding sequence ATGACACTTCCCATTCGCAATGTTGCCATCATCGCCCACGTTGACCACGGTAAGACCACGCTGGTTGATGCACTCTTGAAGCAGTCGGGTACTTTTCGTGACGGGGAAGAGGTTCCAGATTGCGTTATGGACTCCAACGATCTGGAGCGGGAGCGAGGGATCACGATTCTGTCCAAAAATACGGCGGTGAACTATGAAGACACGCTGATTAATATTGTCGATACGCCGGGTCACGCCGATTTTGGGGGTGAGGTTGAGCGCGTTTTGGGGATGGTAGATGGCTGTCTGCTGATTGTGGACGCGAATGAAGGACCAATGCCCCAAACTCGATTTGTGCTCAAAAAGGCTTTGGAAAAAGGGCTGCGCCCCATTGTCTTAGTGAATAAGATTGATAGACCTCAAGCAGATCCCCACGGCGCAGTTGATAAGGTTTTAGATCTCTTTCTTGAGTTAGGGGCCGATGACGATCAGTGCGATTTCCCTTATTTGTTTGCGTCGGGTCTGGATGGGTTTGCCAAGGAAGAGATGGAGGACGACAACGAAGATATGCGTCCGCTGTTTGAATCCTTTTTGCACCATGTTCCACCTCCAGCAGGCGACCCTGAGAAGCCGCTACAGCTTCAGGTGACGACGCTTGACTATTCTGATTACTTGGGCCGTATTGTGATTGGGCGGCTTCATAACGGCACCGTCAATGCGGGTCAGCAGGCGGCTTTGGTGACCGAAGATGGGTCGATTGTAAAGGGAAAAATCTCGAAGCTGATGGGTTTTAAGGGCCTCAGCCGCGTGGAGCTAGAGTCGGCTTCGGCAGGAAATATAGTTGCGATCGCAGGTTTTGCAAAAGCCAACATCGGCGAAACCATCACCTGCCCCAACGAACCCCAAGCTTTGCCATTGATCAAAGTAGATGAACCCACATTGCAAATGACCTTCTGCGTCAATGACTCGCCCTTTGCAGGCAAAGAGGGCAAGTTCGTCACCTCTCGACAGATTCGAGATCGCCTAATGCGAGAGCTGGAGACAAATGTAGCACTGCGCGTAGAAGAAACAGACTCTCCCGACCGGTTCGCCGTCTCAGGGCGTGGAGAACTGCACCTAGGCATTTTAATTGAGACCATGCGCCGTGAAGGGTATGAATTCCAAGTCTCGCAACCTCAGGTCATCTACCGCGAAGTGAAGGGCCAACCTTGCGAGCCTTACGAATACCTTGTTCTAGATATTCCTGAAGAGGGTGTTGGGGGTTGCATTGAGCGACTGGGCACCCGCAAAGGCGAAATGCAAGATATGCAAATGAGTAATGGCCGCAGTCAGCTTGAGTTTGTGATCCCAGCTCGGGGCCTAATTGGCTTCCGGGGTGACTTCATGCGGCTCACCCGAGGCGACGGGATTATGAACCACAGCTTTTTAGACTACCGACCGATTGCCGGTGATATCGCAGCGCGTCGCAATGGCGTCATTATTTCCTTTGAAGAAGGTAAAGCCACCTTCTATGCCCTCAAAAATGCTGAGGACCGGGGAACCTTCTTTATTGAACCAGGCGCAAAGGTCTACAAGGGCATGATCGTCGGCGAACACAATCGCCCTCAAGATATTGATCTCAACGTATGTAAAACCAAGCAGCTCACGAACCACCGCGCCGCTTCTGGCGATGAACTCGTTCAGCTTCAGGCTCCAGCCGACATGAGCTTAGAGCGCTCCTTAGAGTACATCGGTCCCGACGAACTAGTCGAGGTTACTCCTGAATCCGTGCGTCTGCGGAAGCTCTCGAAAAAGAAACTAGCGAAGCGTTAA
- a CDS encoding diguanylate cyclase domain-containing protein: MQAAPTSQANILIVDDVPTNLHVLAQTLRTAGFMVWLATDGHNALGQVAHEQPDLILLDIRMPDLDGFEVCKRLQANPETSEIPIIFMTAHKDAVDKVKGLSLGGVDYVTKPFQDEEVLARIKVHLRLRSLRASLQKEIEQRKQTEVQLAQANDRLRRLANLDALTQVANRYRFDDYLNQTWKRLQREQLCLSLVLCDVDYFKNFNDRYGHQVGDDCLRQVAQAIEQGTRRPADLVARYGGEEFAVILPTTTLEGALQLCDNMRANIQRLQIPHATSQVSPVVTVSFGLVSAVPTSNITPELLIQAADKALYRAKSEGRDTSVSWRLADYIAWQQEP, translated from the coding sequence GTGCAGGCTGCACCAACGTCACAAGCGAATATTCTCATCGTTGACGATGTGCCGACTAACTTGCATGTGCTTGCACAAACGCTCAGGACGGCTGGGTTTATGGTCTGGCTGGCGACCGATGGCCATAATGCCCTTGGGCAGGTTGCTCATGAGCAACCTGATCTGATTTTGCTCGATATTCGCATGCCTGATCTTGACGGCTTTGAGGTTTGTAAAAGGCTCCAAGCTAATCCTGAAACCAGTGAGATCCCGATCATTTTTATGACGGCTCACAAGGATGCTGTAGATAAGGTGAAGGGACTATCCTTAGGGGGCGTAGATTATGTCACTAAGCCGTTCCAAGATGAAGAAGTCCTCGCTCGTATCAAGGTCCATCTAAGGCTGCGTTCTTTGCGAGCATCGCTTCAGAAAGAAATTGAGCAGCGCAAGCAAACGGAGGTTCAACTAGCGCAAGCGAATGACAGGTTGCGACGGCTGGCTAATCTTGATGCTCTGACGCAGGTTGCTAACCGCTACCGTTTTGATGACTATCTCAATCAAACCTGGAAGCGACTACAGCGTGAACAGCTCTGTCTCTCTTTGGTCCTATGTGATGTGGACTATTTCAAGAATTTCAATGATCGCTATGGGCATCAGGTTGGAGATGATTGCCTGCGTCAGGTGGCTCAGGCGATTGAGCAGGGAACGAGACGTCCTGCGGACCTTGTGGCGCGTTACGGAGGCGAAGAGTTTGCGGTTATTTTACCGACGACAACGTTGGAGGGAGCGCTGCAGCTTTGCGATAATATGCGTGCTAACATCCAGCGGTTGCAGATTCCCCACGCAACGTCGCAGGTCAGTCCTGTTGTGACCGTGAGTTTTGGGCTGGTCAGTGCGGTTCCCACATCTAATATTACGCCTGAGCTATTAATCCAGGCTGCTGACAAAGCGCTCTATCGAGCAAAGTCTGAGGGGCGAGATACGTCTGTCTCTTGGCGCTTGGCTGATTATATAGCGTGGCAGCAAGAGCCGTGA
- a CDS encoding GAF domain-containing hybrid sensor histidine kinase/response regulator has translation MTTLDLAPFNLLKTPIFIFDPDRMQIWWANQAGLTVWQATSLDELRDRDHPNVEPSDLRTYQQQIQQGATVIAQWRIGSVAGSTVARCLLSPIEIEAGRIALLVEVMPVLSNLLSQRSSPQPSQPLELSSAQINLLEHITEDVHSSLKTQQLVQTQHSLQNIAERLGDGFRVSRCHIYLYSDESEPHLAAVAEYQTSNFLSLVGLKFPVASNPCAQKLLAVDQPIAIKDVPENSQLDSLCSQILTPALRSMVTVRTSHQQQPNGAIILSQCNALREWTPDELQTLELIAHQVGLALAQVQHLERDQPFLPQYKVLSAQDDGTAERQLREARAQATFQQAAVGLAESDTRTGCLTHVNHRFCEMVGYTEAELCGGMRITDITHPEDLESSLESIKAIVSGQVPHLRLQKRYLCKDASILKAETTVSVIHSPVSDASYCLAVVQDMTEQAQVEQALEQQVQRELLLRDITQEIRQSLDAQQIFQTTVKRIGEAFQVSRCHIHYYFSETQAFPIVGEYLSEGYGSTLGVNISVEETPCVQEVLAQEQALGVTNVYHDPGLQRAIPVDRELELKSALMVRTSYQGQPNGAIVLHHCGPPLSRPDFMALPAAEQEQLTRQWTSEEIALLEAVASQVGIALAHAQLLEQEKLQRQELTQKNAALAQAKREADLANRAKSNFLANMSHELRTPLNGILGYGQILRRSNALSSQEQKGIRVILECGEHLLNLIDDLLDLSKIEVERMELQAADIHFPDFLMELVNISQMKAKQKGLNFFYHLSPALPSAIHADEKRLRQVLMNLLDNALKFTLQGSVTFSVDCDQYAQPLHQAPQHQSFSQVQRLRFKVVDTGVGIPPDDLTRIFLPFEQAAEGDFRRRGTGLGLAVSQKIMILLGGEIQVRSRLQEGSIFSVIVDLPVVPARENATARFKDTSTVVSYQGESKTLLIVDDQTSNREMFSDVLGRLGFKVLKASNGQEGLETAIECQPDLILVDLVMPVMDGLEMSRALRNVPELQHVPVIASSASVSPLDRQRSRDAGCNAFIPKPVQVDQLLHLLQQYLHLQWVKQHVPNIQVDERPSEQKLKLPPIDRLEAFYYLAQKGSIYEILDELEPLEQADEALQPFCCYLAHLIDDLQVNQLKAFLTTALKSPRH, from the coding sequence ATGACGACATTAGATCTGGCACCTTTTAACTTACTCAAAACCCCCATCTTTATCTTTGACCCCGATCGGATGCAGATTTGGTGGGCCAATCAGGCTGGATTGACGGTTTGGCAAGCGACTAGCCTAGATGAGCTGCGCGATCGGGATCACCCTAACGTAGAACCCTCAGACCTTCGAACCTATCAACAGCAAATTCAGCAGGGAGCAACCGTTATTGCTCAGTGGAGGATCGGCTCCGTCGCAGGCAGTACTGTGGCTCGCTGTCTTCTTTCTCCGATCGAGATCGAGGCTGGGCGCATCGCTTTACTGGTCGAGGTGATGCCTGTGCTATCCAATCTACTGTCCCAGCGCTCTTCCCCTCAGCCATCACAACCTCTTGAGCTAAGCTCTGCACAGATAAATTTGCTAGAGCATATCACTGAAGATGTTCACAGCAGTCTGAAGACTCAACAGCTTGTACAAACTCAGCACAGTCTGCAAAACATTGCCGAACGTCTAGGAGATGGGTTTCGGGTTAGTCGTTGCCATATCTATCTTTACAGCGATGAATCAGAACCCCATCTAGCTGCGGTGGCCGAGTATCAAACCTCAAACTTTCTGTCTTTGGTCGGCCTTAAATTTCCTGTCGCCTCTAATCCCTGCGCTCAGAAACTGCTGGCGGTAGATCAGCCCATTGCGATTAAAGATGTTCCTGAGAATTCTCAGCTTGATTCCCTCTGTTCACAGATTTTGACCCCAGCTTTGAGGTCGATGGTGACCGTACGGACATCCCATCAGCAACAGCCCAACGGCGCTATTATTCTCAGTCAGTGTAATGCCCTTCGTGAGTGGACTCCAGATGAGCTGCAAACATTGGAGTTGATTGCCCATCAGGTTGGTCTAGCTCTGGCGCAAGTTCAACACCTAGAGCGAGACCAACCCTTTCTCCCACAGTACAAAGTTCTATCTGCCCAAGATGACGGGACGGCGGAGAGGCAGCTCCGTGAAGCGAGGGCCCAGGCCACATTTCAGCAAGCTGCTGTAGGGCTAGCAGAAAGTGATACGCGGACGGGCTGTTTGACCCACGTCAATCATCGTTTTTGCGAAATGGTGGGCTATACCGAAGCCGAACTCTGTGGTGGTATGCGGATTACCGACATAACCCACCCTGAAGATCTAGAATCCTCGCTCGAAAGTATTAAGGCAATTGTCTCAGGTCAAGTTCCTCACCTGAGGTTGCAAAAGCGCTACTTGTGCAAAGATGCCTCTATTCTCAAGGCTGAAACGACCGTGTCAGTCATACACTCTCCGGTCAGTGATGCTAGTTATTGTCTAGCCGTCGTTCAAGATATGACTGAGCAGGCACAGGTCGAGCAAGCTTTAGAGCAACAGGTCCAGCGAGAATTGCTGTTGCGAGATATCACCCAAGAGATTCGTCAGAGCCTAGATGCCCAACAGATTTTTCAAACGACTGTCAAGCGTATTGGTGAGGCGTTCCAAGTCAGTCGCTGTCATATTCACTATTATTTTTCTGAAACTCAGGCGTTTCCCATTGTGGGAGAGTACCTGTCAGAAGGGTATGGATCGACATTGGGGGTGAATATTTCTGTGGAGGAAACACCCTGCGTTCAGGAAGTTCTAGCTCAAGAGCAAGCGCTTGGTGTCACCAATGTTTATCATGATCCAGGCCTGCAGCGTGCTATCCCAGTCGACCGGGAGCTAGAGCTGAAGTCCGCACTGATGGTTCGAACCTCATACCAGGGACAGCCAAATGGGGCCATTGTGCTGCACCATTGTGGCCCCCCTCTTTCTCGGCCCGACTTTATGGCGCTGCCCGCTGCCGAGCAAGAGCAGCTGACACGCCAGTGGACTTCAGAAGAGATCGCGCTCCTAGAAGCCGTCGCTAGCCAGGTCGGTATTGCTCTTGCTCATGCTCAGCTGCTTGAGCAAGAGAAGCTGCAGCGGCAGGAACTCACTCAGAAGAATGCAGCACTTGCTCAGGCGAAAAGAGAAGCCGATCTGGCTAACCGAGCGAAAAGTAATTTCTTGGCGAATATGAGTCATGAACTCCGAACGCCGCTGAACGGAATTTTAGGCTATGGCCAGATCTTGCGCCGTTCAAATGCACTGTCATCGCAGGAGCAAAAAGGTATCCGTGTCATTTTGGAGTGTGGCGAGCATCTTCTCAACCTGATCGATGATTTGCTCGATCTCTCCAAAATTGAAGTTGAGCGCATGGAGCTACAGGCGGCAGATATCCATTTCCCTGATTTCTTGATGGAATTGGTGAATATTTCTCAGATGAAGGCCAAGCAGAAGGGACTCAACTTTTTTTATCACCTTTCTCCAGCTTTGCCGAGCGCGATTCACGCGGATGAAAAACGACTCCGGCAGGTGCTGATGAATCTTCTAGATAACGCGCTGAAGTTCACCCTCCAGGGAAGTGTGACCTTCTCCGTTGACTGCGATCAGTATGCGCAGCCCCTGCACCAAGCCCCGCAGCATCAGAGTTTTTCTCAAGTTCAGCGTCTTCGCTTTAAAGTCGTCGATACGGGGGTGGGTATCCCGCCTGATGATCTGACTCGCATCTTTTTGCCTTTCGAGCAGGCTGCAGAAGGGGATTTTCGGCGTAGAGGGACTGGGCTTGGATTAGCCGTGAGCCAAAAAATAATGATACTGCTGGGGGGTGAAATTCAGGTCCGGAGCCGCTTACAAGAGGGTAGTATCTTTTCTGTTATTGTAGATTTGCCAGTTGTTCCAGCTCGAGAAAACGCGACTGCCCGCTTCAAAGACACCAGCACCGTGGTCAGCTATCAGGGAGAATCTAAAACGCTCTTAATTGTTGATGATCAGACTAGCAATAGAGAAATGTTCAGTGATGTATTGGGTCGGCTCGGCTTCAAGGTGCTGAAGGCTAGCAATGGTCAGGAGGGCTTAGAGACGGCGATTGAATGCCAACCAGATTTGATTCTTGTAGATTTGGTCATGCCTGTGATGGACGGTTTAGAGATGAGTCGCGCATTGCGCAATGTACCTGAGCTGCAGCATGTACCGGTGATTGCGTCTTCTGCTAGTGTTTCGCCGCTCGATCGGCAGCGCAGTCGAGACGCGGGCTGTAATGCCTTTATTCCTAAACCTGTCCAGGTTGATCAGTTACTACATCTGCTACAGCAATACCTGCATCTGCAATGGGTTAAGCAGCATGTTCCCAACATCCAAGTTGATGAACGACCCTCTGAGCAGAAGCTGAAGCTGCCGCCAATCGATCGGTTAGAGGCTTTCTATTACTTGGCCCAGAAGGGCAGTATTTACGAAATTCTAGATGAATTAGAACCGTTAGAGCAGGCTGATGAAGCTCTGCAGCCCTTTTGCTGTTATCTCGCTCATCTCATTGATGATTTGCAGGTTAATCAACTGAAAGCGTTCCTCACTACTGCTCTCAAGTCCCCCAGGCACTAG
- a CDS encoding response regulator: MASPRPILLVEDNPDDEKLTIRALRKGKITNPIQVARDGEEALEAIFAADPLPSVVLLDLKLPKIEGLEVLQRIRAHEQTRLLPVVVFTSSSEERDIVESYSLGANSYVRKPVNFEQFIDAVAQLGLYWVLINEALHED; this comes from the coding sequence ATGGCGTCCCCCCGTCCAATCCTGCTGGTTGAAGATAATCCCGATGATGAAAAACTAACGATTCGAGCCCTGCGAAAAGGTAAGATTACAAATCCGATTCAGGTTGCTCGAGATGGAGAAGAAGCTTTAGAGGCCATATTCGCCGCAGATCCCTTGCCTAGCGTGGTTTTGCTAGATTTAAAGCTTCCTAAAATCGAAGGTCTAGAAGTTTTACAGCGTATTCGAGCGCACGAACAGACTCGTCTGCTGCCCGTGGTTGTTTTTACGTCATCTAGCGAAGAGCGAGACATTGTCGAAAGCTATAGCTTGGGTGCGAACAGCTATGTGCGCAAACCAGTCAATTTTGAGCAATTTATTGACGCAGTCGCTCAGCTCGGGCTGTACTGGGTCTTAATTAACGAAGCCTTGCATGAGGATTAA